Genomic window (Shewanella psychropiezotolerans):
ATTTATTCTTATATCTTAAATGTCACAAATACCGAAAACTGTAAGTTATTATTTAATATTTTATACAAACAGATGGGTTCATCTCGGTACGGGCTTAATTAAACCTAAATCTGTGATCTCTGTCAAGTATGTTTTTGCAGGTAGTTTACGTAAAGGTAAATGTGGTGATGTTAAAAAAGGTGGAAACACCACCTTCTTTAACATGCTTAAAGTTACTTAAGGCTTGATATATATTTAGATAATGCCTCGATATCATCGCTGGTAAGTTTCTTCGCGATATCTTGCATCATGCCATTTAAGTCGTTGTTACGATTTGTATCGCTAAACTTGTTAAGCTGTATTTTAAGGTAGTTGGCATGTTGACCACCGATATCTGGGAAGCCTGCTAACTCTATACCAGCGCCTTCCGGGCCGTGACAAGCGATACAAGCAGTAATTCCGCGAGTCATATCACCACCCTTGTATAGTTGCTCACCTAGAGTTGGTATATCTTTTACTTCGGCTACAACTTTAGTCTGTGAAGAGTAGTATGCAGCGACATCTTCGATATCTTGATCGCTGAGCATGAGAGCCATACCACCCATAATCGGATCGTTACGACCCTCTTTACCGCCTGTTTTAGCTGCACTACGGAAATCGTGTAGTTGCTTAATCAGGTAAGTGGTTTGCTGTCCAGCAAGTTTTGGGTACATGTCTATCATGCTGTTACCATCAACACCGTGACAGGCAGAACAAACAATTGCTTTAGTTTTTCCCGCTTCAGCATTGCCTTCAGCCATTACAGGCGAAGAGATACAGGCTAAGACTGATAGCGCAAGAGCTAACTTTTTCATGGCGTTCCAACTTATTGTTAAATTTTTTGTCCTGAGCTTACTAGCTGAGCCCGCAAGCGTGATAAAATGCTACTTATGTGATCGGGGTAATATTTTACACGAAATTGTGAAAATGTAAGCAACTCTTCGATATTTATAGTGCAAAACCTAATATTTTTGGAGTCAGTAGTGACTGAATCTCGTATTGATTTTCGTAAAGCCAAGTTTTTAATCAGTGCCCCCGATATCGCACACCTAGACGAGTATTTACCTGGGGATGCTGGAATCGAAATCGCTTTCGCTGGGCGTTCGAACGCAGGTAAGTCTAG
Coding sequences:
- a CDS encoding c-type cytochrome — protein: MKKLALALSVLACISSPVMAEGNAEAGKTKAIVCSACHGVDGNSMIDMYPKLAGQQTTYLIKQLHDFRSAAKTGGKEGRNDPIMGGMALMLSDQDIEDVAAYYSSQTKVVAEVKDIPTLGEQLYKGGDMTRGITACIACHGPEGAGIELAGFPDIGGQHANYLKIQLNKFSDTNRNNDLNGMMQDIAKKLTSDDIEALSKYISSLK